Below is a window of Streptomyces taklimakanensis DNA.
CTGGCCGCGCCGTCCGGCGCGGACGACGTCGTCGCCGCTTGGAAAAATCTGTAGTCGCAGCTTGCTGAAAGACCTCTTTCGGCACGCGGCATTTCCGGGATGATCGAGTGCGCAACGCATCATTTCGTCGTCCAGGTGCCACGCGGAGCCGGTTTCGCAGCCAATGCGGCAATGCCGATCCGCGCGCGCCACACGGCGGTTTGCATGTCACTGCAAAATCGTTGATCAGGCGTTTGCCGGTGCTGAGGATGTTGCTAGCGTCGGCGGCGGTTTGCCGGACGGAATTCTGACCGGCGTCACTCTCTGCTGTCCGAATTCCTTCGGAAAGGGATATCCGGTGCTCCAGAAAGGCGATGTCGAGCCGCTCGTGCTCCGACAGCGAGGCGCTCCCGCCGAAGCGGGCCACCGCGCCCTGCTGCTGCACGGCCTCGGCAGCAGCGAGAGCTGCTGGGACGCATTCGCCGCGCACCGTCCTTCCGGCCTCGACCTGTGGACCGCCGGCCTGCCCTGGCGGGCGGGCGGTCCCTTCGCCATACCCGAACGGGACGAGAGCGCCTGGATCACCGAGGCGATCGCGCGGGTCCCCGGCGGTGTGGACGTGGTGGTCGCGCACTCCTACGCGACGGTCCTGCTGCTGGCCCTGCTCGCCGACGCCGCGGCCGGCGGCGCGGACCCGCGCGAGGAACTCGGCATCCGGGGCGTCGTGCTGGTCTCGCCGTTCTTCCGGCAGCGGCCGGAGGACTTCTCCTGGGCCGAACTGCCCGGATTCCTCGACCGGCTGCGTCTGGGCGCGGCGGACGGCATCCGGCTGATGGCCCGCAAGTCCCTGGACCCGGACCTGCGGGCCGAGATGGCCGAGCACGCGTGCGCGCAGCTCGGCCCCCACTGGGTGGTCCGCTACCTGAACGCCTACCTGCGTACCCCCTTCCTGCCCGTCGAACTGGTCGGCCTGCCCGTTCACGTCATCGTCGGCGACCGCGACCCGATCGCGCCGCCCGCCGAGGGCGAGAGCCTCGCAGCCCGGCTCGGCAACGCCTCGATCGACCGGATCGACGACTGCGGGCACACACCGATGGCCGAACGTCCGGAGCGGTTCTCGCTCACCGTCCGGCAATTCCTCACCACCCTGTCGGCCGGGCACCCCCCGGCGGCGGTCAACTGAGTACGGGAGCACACCGATGGCCACCCTGACCGATGTCGAGATCAAGAAGCTGCTGAACGAACCGAGTTCGGTGACCATGCGCCCGTCCTACGAGGGCGGCAACATCAACACCGCGATCGGTTTCAAGTGTGACAACTACCTGCTCGAAGCCGCGGTGCTCGACCACTTCCGGGCCGTCGGTCTCGGCGCCACCGAGCTGTACCTGGTGCACGGCGTCAACTTCGACGTGGTCGGCGTCGACACCCGGCTGCACACCGTCCTCACCCTCGACGACGACGTGCTGCTGGAGGTGGTCCCGAAGA
It encodes the following:
- a CDS encoding alpha/beta fold hydrolase, whose product is MLQKGDVEPLVLRQRGAPAEAGHRALLLHGLGSSESCWDAFAAHRPSGLDLWTAGLPWRAGGPFAIPERDESAWITEAIARVPGGVDVVVAHSYATVLLLALLADAAAGGADPREELGIRGVVLVSPFFRQRPEDFSWAELPGFLDRLRLGAADGIRLMARKSLDPDLRAEMAEHACAQLGPHWVVRYLNAYLRTPFLPVELVGLPVHVIVGDRDPIAPPAEGESLAARLGNASIDRIDDCGHTPMAERPERFSLTVRQFLTTLSAGHPPAAVN